The Rosa rugosa chromosome 1, drRosRugo1.1, whole genome shotgun sequence genomic sequence TATGAGCACAGGAACACTATTGCCAATGTTGCCTCCATTGCGGGTAAATTTCTTCATCTGGATCAAAAGTTATTTGATGCAACTCGGGAAATTATGGTTAGGGTTTCTCATGCAATTTCGAAACCCTTCTTCCTgcacaaaaccctaaaatttggcAAAGGGGTAGAACAAGAGGTTCACTTCTTTTTTGAGAATCTTGTGGGCAAATGCACTATATGCCTTTGTGTGTATCATAAGGGGGCAGCGTGTCAGGCAGCAACTACTGCGCCGGTGGTCCAGGAAGCTCCCACACCGGCGGCACGAAAATTAAATCTCACTCGCCCCTTCTTAGGTTTTCACGAAAATCAGTTCAAGGATGGATTGTTTCGCTTCCATGGAATTTCCACCCCCATTCTCCCACCTGTGGGAAGGTCTCTTTTTGGAGGTGCTGGGACTAGTAAGGTACGCAAACCCATTGTTCTTCGTCATGCAGGAAAGACACATACTAATGACGACAATGAATTGGCTTTGGTACCTGTGGATACCGATCAGCCTACTAAGAGAAATCAGCCCTTTCCATCTCCAAAAAAATTGCAGTTTATGATGTCTGATTTGCTAGAGGGTAAAACAAGCCCTATTGCTCCCTCAAAGAAGGTAAAACTGCCTGAATTCCCTACAAAATTCAATGCAAAATCTCTGGGTTTGATGGAAACACCAGGAGGTATGCTTGTGCCTGCAGAGAGTATGATGCCCAAACCTTTACAACTTGAGCTTCCTAGTGGCAAAAAGAAGAGAGGTCGGCCTTTGGGAGCAAAGAACAGAAATCCACCAAAAGCAAAAAAGGTTCCTGCTGAAGATGTCCTGAGTTTTCTGTATTCAGGCAAGCCTCCAAGCCCTAGCTtcaagggcaaggagaagatatagggtttttcttttgttaagcctataaactatgtaaaTGTCTGGCATagttataggctcgcttaaataagtgagcgataagttcgaaTAGAgtaggtctatcctatgtaccactgtggctcctccacgaattcttgcctggccattgttatgtgtcagcggatgggtatgtaatggccttcttggcatgagATATTATAAATGGATttccattattcaaaaaaaaaaacaatacaaGTTAGAGTTTTCCCAAAAAAATTCAACATATTTTATTATGAGAATAAATCCTACTACTTTCGGTACAGGGGTTTCcacacttgaaaaaaaaaaaattgtgaggCGTATTGCTTAAATCATTGGTCCAATACTGAATGTACCTTTTTCACCCGGCAAGATGCCTGATATTTACAACGCTCTGGTAGTTAAGGGTCGAGATCAACAGTTACTAGAACtttcaatttctattgtttCTATTGTATTGCATGCCATATAACGTTTGAATTGTAAGACTCTTCCATAGCTTAGTAAAATTCAATTGAGATTAGTTGCACACGCACATTTCATGCTCAAATGAACCACCAAGACCTATTCATTCATACATTTTGTGATTAACATATTATTAAGGTATAAAAACTCTTAAAAAGCTTTAGTTCACGCGTATTCAACAGTGTAAAACATGTATAAGCATGCAGTGATTGCAGTCCACAGAAAAAGGGTATAAAGGAATAGTTGGATTCCATGGTTGTGATCTTGCGCATCACATCGAAAGTCCAACCCTAGCTCCAAAGTCGAAATTAAGCTTTAACAGCAGATTGTAgctagaccaaaaaaaaaaaaaaaaaagcagattGTAGAGATTggacacgtgtacggccaaGTGGTACTTTGGGTTGTCCTTAACAAGCATTCTATCATTCACACAATTATACGTATAAATGATTCTATGATGATTAcatattaaaatgaaaaaaggGCCTTGGGAAGAGAAGAGCTACCTAAGCATATACTAAAAATCATCCCATGCTTATTAGTTTTTTACCACCAAATTGGAGAGACTTTATCTGTGAGCAAAAAAGAGGACATATTCAAAATGAGATTAGTATCTTTCTAATATATCGAAGCTAATATATGTTCCTCCATATGTATGTAGCATGCAACTTTCCTTTTGGTTTCAAAAGTTGCATAATTGCTGTGAAATTGAGTGCATTCAGAGAGAAGGTGAATAAAATTTTATAGATAGAGAATATCTAATAAAAAGACGAAACATTCATGTTATTTAAGAATAAATATATTAAGCCTCTAAGGGAAGGAATATCTTCCTTCCAATTCTACGACTCTAAATTAAGGGAACAAAACCCACGAAGCTTAAAGGGAATTTAAAGACCATTAGCAACCCCAAAAAAGAATTTAAAGAGAGGGGAATCTTCTTCTGCTACTCACCTTTAATGAAGTGGGTAGGAAGGTAAGAAGATTCTCTGAAAAAATTTGAAGGAATTTTTCTAGGGTTCCGAACCTCCATAACAATTTATCCGGATTCTCTATATTGTGTTTATGGTGTTTGAATTGAGTCCAAGGATTTTCGTAACTATACTTAACTGCTAGTAATGGGTTACAACTCTTGGAAAGTTGATTTAACTTTTAAgtacaaatgaaaaaaaagagagatacGCACTTTGTTTTTCAAGATTAATGGTAGAAACATATAAATCATAAGATCCCCAATAATACGTACACTAGGGAAATAATGCACGACAGACCAACAGAACTTACTAATTTCttaatcaaaaagaaaaaataaccaATAATTTTCATGCCAAGTAGCAAGTGCATGCAACTAATTTATACATTAGGAATTCATCACGTCATGCCTGCATGATATAATTAGTATCCTCCTTGTTTAGTAAACTTGAAGAGCTTAGAATATGATtgatagaaatgaataacttgCGCACATACTACTTGGAAATCAAAGACATATACATCGGTCACAATCAATACAtaacaaaaaaattataaagGTTCAAAATCTTATAATTTTGTAATTATGGAAATATCAAATTTTTTGATGAGATACTCTACACTAGAGTCTAGACTCCAATCCTCCGATACTCCTATACCAAATATTATAAATAAACGCCTGGACTAGCACTCTAGCAGTATAGTTATAGTGTTCTACAACtggtatgtgtgtgtgtgagtgtgtatgtgtgtgaatatatatatatagtgtgtgtgtgtatatatagtcGTTCCCTTtcaatttttcatgaattttatGATGGGTGTCAGTTAGGTTTGCACCATTTGGAAAGTGATTTTTGCATAATGAAATTTGCCTAATTGGTCACCACATTTCAAGAGGTAACCTCTTGTGAAGTAAAATGACCAAAGTCATATGGTACAATTGAAGAGATACATTATCATTTGAAAGGGCACATGTACTACTATATAAAGGAGTTATTCTGCAAAAATGAAACAGAATCATAAGAGGTTAAGTTAAAACCTTGCCTCACAAAATTCTTCACTCTATTCTATAAAAGCCTCTAGGAACTAAAAGTCTGCAGAATTTTGATTGTAGTAACCTTGAGTCAACTTGTAAACCTTCTTAATTTTGGGTGTTTAGCTCGGTTGGTTTTCTTGAGTGCAAAACGAAGACTAACAACAACATTATATATGCTGGGCCTCATTGTATTCTAAAGGCATATTTGATCACTCCCCTTTGCACACTTGATAGTGGGGCAAATAATGTCATAAAGAAAGCATAGTTGTAGCATAGAACTATAAACTCTCTCATGATTCATACCCACAAATTTGTTCCAGCATTTTCCTTGTTTGTAACTTTGTATCATTGTATGTATATATGCTAGAACCTTCTTAACTAATCTAATGCATCGCTTgggacattgggttcatcctgcatgatatctatatgtgtgtgtgttgaaggggggggggggggggggggggcatggAACTCATTATCAGCTATCGAGTTATTTTTGCAGCCAAATATATATCTTGAGGAGCTGTATGTATATACACACCCTTTTCTCGTGAAGACGATCACCATGTATATATGCATGGGAAGATTGTAGTTTGCATCGAATTCTCTCTATCCTTTTTCTGTTgcaaagagaaagagagtgCTATATAATGATGGTTGGTCACTTTCTGAAACGAAACCAGTCTTCTGGTACAAGCTACCTTCCAACCCACACCTTTTCTCCAGATTctctctatctatctatctatctctcGCATaaatttctttgtttctgtttttgctgTTTCCAGAGggaaagcaaagcaaagcaaagggaaagggaaagggaaagggaaaGAGATTCTCCTGTGACACGTGTCGTGATATTCCCCCATATCTCGTTCATCTGAATATCCCTTTTGTCTGGCCGGGCACAAAAATAAAGGAATATTCCCACCATCCTCCTCCTTTAGCTTTCCCATTCCACGATGACCATATTCAATCTGTGTTCAAAACAGAAACCGAGGTGAAGAAGCCCTGAAAACTATGTAACACTACAGGACTTGGTGCTAGCTCAAAACCCTGTCTTTGGTTTTGTTGTCTATTCATATCATCGATCATTTATTGATCCTCGACTCAAATCTGCTTAGTTAGAAAGCTAGCTGCAGGGGACTCAACTTCTAGCGCACTTGCTTTCTGCCCTAGCCTGTTTTCGCCCTTCTTACTCGATCTAACAAGTTCTTTAACAACTTATTtatgcatcaaagtttccaatTAGTTTCAGCTCACATGGCCAGAAAGTATGAATCTCCcaatagcatatatatatatcgtatATTTCTTTTCACAAACCTATGGACAACTACTTTTATGTAAAGCCTTAGCCCATTTGATTAAGGACCACTATTCTTTCCACACAAAATTTCCCTCCAACGTTTAACTTTTCCAAATACAGACTCTCACATTAAAGTTCATAATCCCTTTTCTCCTTCCTCTCTTGTAAGAAGACAGGAAAATTAATACAGAACCTCATATAATTGTTAAGTAATGTATCTACTAATCAAAAAGTGTTCATGCAACCTTTTAAAGAGTAAAGATGGAATAATTGACAGCACATAAGTCTCCAGCCACAATTTTTTCTAATGATCCAAACAGTTTAAGTTTCAATAAAATCATGATCCTAAACAATCATCCAATTTCACTATTTACTCATCACCACGTTTTCTTGAaaaattgttattattatttttttgttaattagaTTTTAATTTGATAGACATATGTGACTAATTTTGATTCGGcatagtctttttattttttattttttatgatcgAGGCCATTGTGTATTCCTTTCCATTTCACTTTTTAATGAGAGACTTTGAgtgtatttttttaatattttttatggGAGATTATTTTGAAGAAATTATctaatattatatttatataactatataactatatatatatatatatatatatatatatatatatatataaaatctttTTATGCTAAGGACCTCCTtatattttaaaatctaaggatttccttgaatagactcacttttctatcgcatatccacatcttgaccgttcagtttttaggtcttaatgtatagatcacttatgcaaattttcagccaaattgatgatcattaaggtatcgaactagattaaatcaatgaaaggaccgaatctgtccaacttaaaccgttcgtgttcataattatAAATCGCAAtcttgaatgccttaatgattatcaatttggctgaaaatttgtagagaggatctactcatatatacctaaaaggctaaaaactaaacggttaagatgtggatatgtgatcgaaaagtgagtctattcaaggaaatcattggattttaaaatctaaggaggtcatatatatatatatatatatatatatataactgaaAACTAACATACTACTATATGACATTATTACCTACAAAAAACTACTATATAAAGttaaactaaataaaaaataaaagtctgCATTGCTTGGTATTTGAAAGAAATGTGACAAAGATCAATCAAGATCGAGTCTTTCAATCCTTGGTATGACCAATAACAAAGTTTTGAATAGGAATACGAAATAATATTAGATTCTATTCTACTCTATCGATCATCGAATTTATCTAAATCCACTTTCAGGAAGTGATTGTATATGAAAGTTCAAAGTTGCATCAAGTTGTTTCAAATTGGAGGTTATAATCAGAAGAAACGAATGAGCTTTAGGAAGCATTATATGAAATATTCTTGATCAACTTTGCGGAAAGCCCATGAAAGCTACATTTAGGGGCTGTAAGGTTTGTCAAATAGAATCACGatgaactaaaaaaaaaattgatgcatGAGAGAAACGGATTGTTCTGCTAAATTCTCTACTCACTAATtaggatatatatattcctCACTTTGGCATCAGAATTTCATTATTTTATGGATCAATGACTGCAAGCTGTGCTGAGATCTATCATCTGAATTATTTGGATACTTCATACTTATCTTAACCAAAAGTTGTGCTGTGTTGAAAATTAGTTTCTTGAATATTGTACAATGAGAGGAGTACTTGGAGAATTTCTATTTTTTCCTTAAAAGACTGTGCTATGAAATTGGtatttatatatattctcaTGCATGATTCAAAATACTTTAGTTGAATGCCAACATCCTATAATAAATTTTTAAGTCTTGACCAAATATTTCAAGAATAAGTGCATGTGGCATCTGAAACAGGAGAGGGTGGAGTATGGAATTAGAATCACTTTGGTCGGCCTCTTAGgaaaagatatcaactactaagttattatcacaaatgaaAAGGCACATTTAAGATAGAGTGTCAATGAAGACACGAGCATGGTATAAGAAAGTCTCAAAGTGTTAAAACTCTGTAAATATCTGAGTCTATGAAGATCAAATTACTTGATCTCAACGTCGGAATCGATGTCTTACTACCGATCCCAAGTTTCACGTTTGATGTAGTACTCATACCGGAAATTATGATCAGGAATTGCTCTATCAACCGCCCTGAAGTATTCTACTTGTATACGAGTTCAACACCTTCCTGCAACTCAATGCATTAGGCAAGATCCTTTTGTTCATAATTACTAATTGCAAATgcacaaaataaaaaagagcCAGTCAATCTTCAGAAACTTTCATCCTAAATGTGAAATACGAAAGCGTAATATCATTTCCAGATCAACACATTTCCAAGTCAGCAGTCcaagtggtggtggtgtttcCAAATGGCATAATTGATAATTGTAATGGCTTGTGCCTCTTCTTAGAGATAGCTGTTCATATTTTCATTGTAATTGACTTTTCCTCTATGAGAATTTTCATACTCTCTAACAAACTCCATTTCCTCTCTAGCAAAAGCTTCGATTCCTGAAGATTCTTCTTCTATCTTTGTGATTCGTTTCTATATTTACTTAAGGTCTGAGTAATAACCATAGTCACTTAAGGAATGCCTTAGGAAAATACTGCTACAAATGAAAACCATGAGAAGATATAGAAAAGGCAGTGGTGTTCATCTAActaaataataaactatgcTCAAGCCTCAATCACCCTTGGATGTAATTTAAGggttaaaaacaaaacaactcaaACTCTCTACCATTGAATATAAATCTAATGATAATTCAGCATAATTTCTTTGGTCAGTTACTTTGATAGAAAATATGTCAGGTAGCTCATAGATCATCTTTGGAAGTTAAAAAATAGCGGCATGTATATCGACCCAAGTTAAAAGCCCAATTGAATGTAGCCCAATACATTTGATTCTAGCCCAAGGCAATTCCCCAGAAAAACGGTTAGTTTGACGATAATGCCCTTCCCGCTTTTTATCTGGGATTAACGAACGAGCGAACGACCAACCAACCATTATCTTGGTCTAGCTTTGCTCTGTTTCTTTCTCTTCACTCATGGCTTCTTTACCTTACAGCACCATTCCAAACACACACCTCTCTTCATCCAAACACTCCATACccatagaaaaccaaaaaccatcACAAGCCCATTTCCCAAAGCTTCAAGAAAATGCAACCCAGAATCAAACTCTGTCCAAATCTTACTTCAATCAGATCTCCAAACAGAGCCAAATTCAAGAAGCCGTAGACTTGCTCATCCATATGGACCTCAAGAGCCTCCACATTGGGCCCGAAATCTACGGCGAGCTGCTTCAGGCGTGTGTCTACGAGCGAGCTCTTCAAACCGGAAAGCAAATCCACGCCCGGATTATCAAGAAAGGTGAGCTGTTTTCAACAAATGAGTACATTGAAACTAAACTAGTGATCTTTTACGCAAAATGCGATGATGGGAAAGCTTCGAATCGTTTGTTTAGAAGGGTGAGATTGAAAAATGTGTTTTCTTGGGCTGCAGTTGTTGGATTGAATTGTAGATTGGGTTTTTACAAAGAGGCTTTGCTAGGGTTTATGGAAATGCATGAAGATGGGTTGTTTCCGGATAATTTTGTGGTTCCGAATGTGTTGAAGGCTTGCGGGGCGATGGAGTGGATTGGAGTTGGGAAAGCAGTTCATGGATATGTGGTCAAGATGGGTTGTAATGGGTGTGTGTTTGTTGCTAGTAGTCTTGTAGATATGTATGGAAAATGTGGGGTTGTGGATGATGCGAggaaggtgtttgatgaaatggttGGGAGAAATGTGATCACATGGAATTCGATGCTTGTGAGTTATGTGCAAAATGGATTGAATGAGGATGCTATTAGGGTGTTTTGTGATATGAGGGAGGAAGGCGTTGAACCTACTCATGTGACTGTGTCTAGCTTTCTGTCGGCTTCGGCTAATTTAGGTGCGCTAGAAGAAGGTAAGCAAGGGCATGCATTAGCAGTTGTGAGTGGACTTGAACTGAATACCATTTTGGGGAGTTCTATTATAAACTTTTATTCCAAGGTTGGTTTGATTGAGGATGCTGAAATAGTTTTTAGTAGGATGAATGAGAAAGATGTGGTTACATGGAATTTGCTCATATCTGGGTATTTGCAAATTGGGGATGTTGATAAAGGTCTTGATATGTGCCGCATAATGAGACTCGAAAACTTGAGGTTTGACTCGGTGACTCTTGCATCCCTTATGTCTGCTTTTGCAGATACacgaaatttgaaatttggcaAGGAGGCGCACTGTTATTGTATAAGGAACAACCTTGAGGGTGATGTGGTTGTTGCAAGTAGTATAGTAGACCTGTATGCCAAATGTGAGAAAATTGATTATGCAAGACGAGCTTTCGAATCTGCAACAACTGGAGATCTTGTACTGTGGAACACACTTCTGGCTGCTTATGCAGGATTGGGACATAGTGGTGAGGCATTGAAATTGTTCTATCAGATGCAACTGGAAAGTGTGCCTCCAAATGTGATGACTTGGAACTCTCTGATATTTGGTTTTTTGAAAAATGGTCAGGTCAATGAGGCTCAAGATATGTTCTTGCAGATGCAGTCCCTTGGTGTCGAGCCAAACCTGGTCACTTGGACTACTATGATCTCTGGTCTGGCGGAGAATGGGTTTGGCCATGAAGCAATTCAGGCCTTCCATCAGATGCAAGAAGCGGGAATCAAACCCAATGTTGTGAGTATCATTTGTGTACTTAAGGCTTGCATAGAAATGGCATCATTACAGAATGGAAGAGTTATACATGGGTATTTGATTAGGCATTCCCTCTACCTTTCAATCCCAATTGCAACATCTTTAGTGGATATGTATGCTAAATGTGGTAACATAGAAGAAGCAAAGAGAGTGTTTGATATGGTGTCAGACAAGGAGTTACCTATCTATAATGCAATGATCTCCAGTTACGCATTACATGGTCAAGCTGTGGAAGCTCTTGCGCTATACCGGCGTTTAAAGGAAGAAGGCTTACAACCCGACAGTGTAACCTTTACTAATGCCTTATATGCATGTAGCCATGCCAGTCTAGTGAGTGAAGGTTTGGAGCTTTTGGATGACTTGTTATCCAATCAAACTATAAATCCAAGTATTGAGCACTATGGTTGTGTGGTTAATCTTCTTTCTCGGTGTGGCAATGTGGATGAAGCTTTTAGGCTTATTGTCGCAATGCCTTATGAGACTGATGCACAGATATTAGGATCATTACTTGCAGTTTGTAGAGAACAGAATAACATAGAACTAGAGGAGTATCTGTCCGATCAATTACTGAAATTAGAGCCAGAGAATTCTGGAAACTATGTAGCGATTTCAAATGCATATGCAGTTGCAGGAAGATGGGATGAGGTAAAGAAAGTGAGGCAGTTAATGAAAGAAAAGGGCCTGAGAAAGATTCCTGGATGCAGCTGGATTCAAATTGGAGAAGAAATCCATGcgtttgttgctggtgacaaaTCACACCCAGAAACTGAGCAAATCTATATGACATTGGAATTGTTGGAATAGAAATGGGTTTTACTGGATGCTTTCCTTCATTATACTCATAGCTCTCGATGATTTCTGTTCATGAATTATAATTAATAAATGGGCCGTGATCACTTATCCAAATATGGCCCAACATTTCTCCAAATACTCCACCTACTTTTGTTTGTGCCCACTCACCCAAACCATTAGTGACACGACGCATATAGTCTCTGAAAATACCACGAATTACAAAACTGCCACTAACCACTAAATACACGACTCAAATCGTGccagttttctctctctcacaaGTCAAATTGGTTTGAAACACTCCGTCCCTCCATATTCTacactttctttctctttctctctctctaaccccGGGTAAACGACCACGATACTCACCGAAGGCGGTCGAGTAATTTTCTCGGTCCGGTAACGCTTCTTGTTTCTCCGGCTTTGGAATTATAGAAAGAGGTAAAAATTCGATTTCTgacttgaaccgcttcaccctaggcctcccggGTGGTCTCTTTGCAAGGGGAGGTAGTATAAGGTCAGTAACACATTCAGAAGAAGACATATCAACATTGGTTATTGGCCAGATAGGGAAAATGTAACTCTTCTTGAACATATCAACATGAAAGTACTTATCAATATAATCATAGACATTTTCAGAAGCAGCTTGTATTGCAGCAAGGTCGTGAGGACAAGGAAAACAATTGATCTGCCATTTCACACAAGAACATGAATGCTCGGAAATGTTAACTACGTACGAAAAGTCAGATCGAACCTCATAAACACCAGGGCTAGAGTAATGGATACTAAAACGACGAGATTTATCCATCTGCACCTTCAACTTTTCCTCCATTTTGGGAGTTAGTTCTGTCGTCCAACGTTGTGCCTCATCCCTCCTCTCACCCATCAGCTCCATCTACTTAATTCTGGTCTGATCCAACATACAATATACCGGCATCAAATGCTCAAGTGAAATCCAAGAGTTAAATGATTCTGCAATCCCATTGGCCATTATTCCATATCGGTGGCCTGTATAAAATGCACGGCACCAATGTTCAACTGGAATTTCAGCAAGAAAAGGGTCAATAATCTCGGCACCTCCAACTTCTCTAAGTTTATGCAAATTGAAACGGTATTCCTTCTCGGTAGAGGAATATGCAACCTTAAAA encodes the following:
- the LOC133710961 gene encoding pentatricopeptide repeat-containing protein At5g55740, chloroplastic isoform X2 — encoded protein: MASLPYSTIPNTHLSSSKHSIPIENQKPSQAHFPKLQENATQNQTLSKSYFNQISKQSQIQEAVDLLIHMDLKSLHIGPEIYGELLQACVYERALQTGKQIHARIIKKVVGLNCRLGFYKEALLGFMEMHEDGLFPDNFVVPNVLKACGAMEWIGVGKAVHGYVVKMGCNGCVFVASSLVDMYGKCGVVDDARKVFDEMVGRNVITWNSMLVSYVQNGLNEDAIRVFCDMREEGVEPTHVTVSSFLSASANLGALEEGKQGHALAVVSGLELNTILGSSIINFYSKVGLIEDAEIVFSRMNEKDVVTWNLLISGYLQIGDVDKGLDMCRIMRLENLRFDSVTLASLMSAFADTRNLKFGKEAHCYCIRNNLEGDVVVASSIVDLYAKCEKIDYARRAFESATTGDLVLWNTLLAAYAGLGHSGEALKLFYQMQLESVPPNVMTWNSLIFGFLKNGQVNEAQDMFLQMQSLGVEPNLVTWTTMISGLAENGFGHEAIQAFHQMQEAGIKPNVVSIICVLKACIEMASLQNGRVIHGYLIRHSLYLSIPIATSLVDMYAKCGNIEEAKRVFDMVSDKELPIYNAMISSYALHGQAVEALALYRRLKEEGLQPDSVTFTNALYACSHASLVSEGLELLDDLLSNQTINPSIEHYGCVVNLLSRCGNVDEAFRLIVAMPYETDAQILGSLLAVCREQNNIELEEYLSDQLLKLEPENSGNYVAISNAYAVAGRWDEVKKVRQLMKEKGLRKIPGCSWIQIGEEIHAFVAGDKSHPETEQIYMTLELLE
- the LOC133710961 gene encoding pentatricopeptide repeat-containing protein At5g55740, chloroplastic isoform X1, with the protein product MASLPYSTIPNTHLSSSKHSIPIENQKPSQAHFPKLQENATQNQTLSKSYFNQISKQSQIQEAVDLLIHMDLKSLHIGPEIYGELLQACVYERALQTGKQIHARIIKKGELFSTNEYIETKLVIFYAKCDDGKASNRLFRRVRLKNVFSWAAVVGLNCRLGFYKEALLGFMEMHEDGLFPDNFVVPNVLKACGAMEWIGVGKAVHGYVVKMGCNGCVFVASSLVDMYGKCGVVDDARKVFDEMVGRNVITWNSMLVSYVQNGLNEDAIRVFCDMREEGVEPTHVTVSSFLSASANLGALEEGKQGHALAVVSGLELNTILGSSIINFYSKVGLIEDAEIVFSRMNEKDVVTWNLLISGYLQIGDVDKGLDMCRIMRLENLRFDSVTLASLMSAFADTRNLKFGKEAHCYCIRNNLEGDVVVASSIVDLYAKCEKIDYARRAFESATTGDLVLWNTLLAAYAGLGHSGEALKLFYQMQLESVPPNVMTWNSLIFGFLKNGQVNEAQDMFLQMQSLGVEPNLVTWTTMISGLAENGFGHEAIQAFHQMQEAGIKPNVVSIICVLKACIEMASLQNGRVIHGYLIRHSLYLSIPIATSLVDMYAKCGNIEEAKRVFDMVSDKELPIYNAMISSYALHGQAVEALALYRRLKEEGLQPDSVTFTNALYACSHASLVSEGLELLDDLLSNQTINPSIEHYGCVVNLLSRCGNVDEAFRLIVAMPYETDAQILGSLLAVCREQNNIELEEYLSDQLLKLEPENSGNYVAISNAYAVAGRWDEVKKVRQLMKEKGLRKIPGCSWIQIGEEIHAFVAGDKSHPETEQIYMTLELLE